One window from the genome of Pararhizobium gei encodes:
- a CDS encoding 2Fe-2S iron-sulfur cluster-binding protein codes for MPKLSIIAFDGTHYDFDVQNGSTVMENAVRNSVPGIEAECGGACACATCHVYVDEVWSAAVGAPEAMEEDMLDFAYDVKPTSRLSCQIKMNDSLDGLVVHVPERQA; via the coding sequence ATGCCAAAATTGTCCATCATCGCCTTCGACGGCACACATTATGATTTCGACGTCCAGAACGGCTCGACCGTCATGGAAAACGCGGTGCGAAACTCGGTGCCGGGTATCGAGGCCGAGTGCGGCGGCGCCTGCGCCTGTGCAACCTGTCATGTCTATGTCGACGAGGTCTGGTCGGCAGCCGTCGGCGCGCCAGAAGCCATGGAAGAGGACATGCTCGATTTCGCCTATGACGTTAAGCCGACCTCGCGCCTTTCCTGTCAGATCAAGATGAACGACAGTCTCGACGGTCTGGTCGTTCATGTTCCGGAGCGGCAGGCATAG